The following coding sequences lie in one Agrobacterium vitis genomic window:
- a CDS encoding ABC transporter ATP-binding protein, whose amino-acid sequence MPKSVQDDASEAGKLLSVQGLTVGLPPGMDRRYAVEDMSFDLKAGEILCIIGESGSGKSVTANATMGLLAQSLHIVSGSIMLEGQELVGADDATLRALRGRVVSMIFQDPLSALNPLMTVGDQIAEVMEAHDIGTQQERRVRVLELITEVGLPDPELMQHQYPFRLSGGQRQRVMIAMALALEPKVLIADEPTTALDVTTQAQILELIASIQRRKQMSVMFITHDFGVVAEIADRVIVMEKGHVVEQGPASVVLKNPDHPYTQRLIAAVPRMRATDRDNETDTPVVLEARNLCKTYGTGSGFLSKGRVIKAVDDVSFTIAKGRTLGIVGESGSGKSSLGRLLVKLMNSDSGEILFGGRDIAPLSEEAFRPMRPYIQMIFQDPFASLNPRQTIGRILTVGPVAQATPIHEARTRAMRLLERVGLDAGAYDRYPHEFSGGQRQRIGIARALMFNPMLIVADEAVSALDVSIQAQILQLLTEVQQEMKLAMAFITHDLRVASQICDEIAVMYKGRIVEYGPPSQIFRNPTHDYTRQLVSAIPGTEWEPAVMV is encoded by the coding sequence ATGCCGAAATCTGTTCAAGACGATGCAAGCGAGGCAGGTAAGCTGCTGTCCGTGCAAGGATTGACTGTCGGCTTGCCGCCGGGCATGGACCGCCGATATGCAGTGGAAGATATGTCCTTCGACCTGAAGGCTGGAGAAATTCTCTGCATTATCGGCGAGTCCGGCTCGGGTAAATCCGTGACGGCCAATGCCACGATGGGACTTCTGGCGCAGTCTCTCCACATTGTATCCGGCAGCATCATGCTGGAGGGCCAGGAACTGGTCGGTGCCGATGACGCCACCTTGCGCGCGTTGCGTGGCCGTGTCGTTTCAATGATCTTCCAGGACCCGTTGTCGGCGCTCAATCCCCTGATGACCGTGGGCGATCAGATCGCCGAGGTCATGGAAGCCCATGACATTGGCACGCAGCAGGAGCGCCGGGTCCGCGTTCTCGAGCTGATTACCGAAGTGGGGCTGCCGGACCCGGAACTGATGCAGCATCAATATCCCTTCCGATTGTCCGGCGGTCAACGACAGCGCGTGATGATTGCCATGGCGCTCGCGCTTGAACCGAAGGTGTTGATCGCCGACGAGCCGACCACCGCCCTTGATGTGACGACACAGGCGCAGATCCTTGAATTGATCGCGTCTATCCAGCGCCGCAAGCAAATGAGCGTGATGTTCATCACCCATGATTTTGGCGTGGTGGCCGAGATTGCCGACCGTGTGATTGTCATGGAAAAGGGGCATGTCGTCGAACAAGGGCCGGCATCCGTGGTGCTGAAAAACCCTGATCATCCCTATACGCAACGGCTGATCGCCGCCGTGCCACGCATGCGCGCCACCGACCGCGACAATGAGACGGATACCCCTGTTGTTCTGGAGGCCCGCAATCTCTGCAAGACCTATGGCACAGGTTCAGGTTTCCTGTCGAAGGGCCGGGTGATCAAGGCGGTCGATGATGTCTCCTTCACGATCGCCAAAGGCCGGACGCTGGGTATTGTCGGGGAATCCGGATCGGGGAAATCATCGCTTGGTCGTCTTCTCGTCAAGCTGATGAACAGCGATTCCGGCGAAATCCTCTTCGGTGGCCGCGATATTGCACCCCTGTCGGAAGAGGCCTTCCGCCCGATGCGGCCCTATATCCAGATGATTTTTCAGGACCCTTTCGCCTCCCTCAATCCGCGCCAGACCATCGGCCGCATCTTAACCGTCGGTCCGGTGGCGCAGGCGACGCCCATTCACGAGGCGCGAACACGGGCAATGCGGCTTCTGGAGCGGGTCGGTCTCGATGCAGGCGCCTATGACCGGTATCCGCATGAATTTTCAGGCGGCCAGCGGCAGCGTATCGGCATAGCCCGCGCATTGATGTTCAATCCCATGCTGATCGTTGCGGATGAAGCCGTTTCGGCGCTCGATGTTTCGATCCAGGCGCAGATCCTTCAACTGCTGACGGAAGTGCAGCAGGAAATGAAACTGGCCATGGCCTTTATCACCCATGATCTGCGCGTCGCCAGTCAGATCTGCGATGAGATCGCGGTGATGTATAAGGGCCGTATTGTCGAATATGGACCGCCCTCACAGATCTTCCGCAACCCTACCCATGACTATACCCGCCAACTCGTTTCCGCTATTCCCGGTACCGAATGGGAGCCTGCCGTGATGGTGTAA
- a CDS encoding ATP-binding cassette domain-containing protein gives MTTEPILALETIRKVFSANGREVRALNGVSLSLGRGETLGVIGESGSGKSTLGRIAVGLETADKGTIRIGGTDIAGLSAPLRREAFRHCQMIFQDPYSSLNPRLKIGRQIGEGIYATGVANWKEIGESVADLLEKVGLKRDYADRYPHEFSGGQRQRIAIARALAPGPQVVIADEPVSALDVSIQAQILDLLADLQKENFLSYLFISHDMAVVAHLCDRVAVMHHGRIVEYGPVEAIVENARHPYTKSLLEAVPRLGRRRSGERRTPVSLPIHNDDDPYEAVSPGHWVLAHSPM, from the coding sequence ATGACCACAGAACCAATCCTGGCCCTTGAGACTATCCGCAAGGTATTTTCCGCGAACGGGCGAGAGGTGAGGGCGCTCAACGGTGTGTCTCTCAGTCTCGGGCGCGGCGAAACGCTCGGGGTGATCGGCGAAAGCGGTTCCGGTAAATCGACGCTGGGCCGTATCGCCGTCGGGCTTGAAACCGCTGATAAAGGCACGATCCGCATCGGCGGCACCGATATTGCCGGTCTTTCAGCGCCGCTGCGCCGTGAGGCGTTTCGCCATTGTCAGATGATCTTTCAGGATCCATATTCCTCTCTCAATCCCAGACTGAAGATCGGTCGCCAGATCGGGGAGGGGATCTACGCCACTGGCGTCGCCAATTGGAAAGAAATCGGCGAGAGCGTTGCGGATCTCCTGGAGAAAGTTGGGCTCAAGCGGGACTATGCGGATCGCTATCCGCATGAGTTTTCCGGCGGCCAGCGTCAACGTATCGCCATTGCCCGTGCACTTGCGCCAGGGCCGCAGGTGGTGATTGCCGATGAACCCGTTTCTGCCCTTGATGTCAGTATTCAGGCCCAGATTCTCGACCTTCTGGCCGATTTGCAGAAAGAGAATTTTCTCTCCTACCTGTTCATCTCGCATGACATGGCAGTCGTTGCCCATCTCTGCGACCGGGTCGCCGTGATGCATCATGGTCGCATCGTGGAATATGGTCCGGTCGAAGCGATCGTTGAAAATGCCCGGCATCCTTACACGAAGAGCCTGCTTGAAGCCGTTCCTCGCCTTGGCCGCCGCCGTAGCGGTGAGCGACGCACGCCCGTTTCGCTCCCCATCCATAATGATGATGATCCCTATGAGGCGGTTTCGCCCGGCCATTGGGTCTTGGCGCATAGCCCTATGTAA
- a CDS encoding ABC transporter ATP-binding protein — protein MTQPYLRVRDLTVAFPTRQGPFAAVDGVGFDLARGEILALVGESGSGKSMTSLSIMRLLPEAGTMSGTIEIDGQNIAGLQRRDMEDVRGAKIGMIFQEPMTSLNPVLTIGRQMSEGLIRHKGMARRLALEQAIAALEDVRIPEPRRILGQYPHQLSGGMRQRVMIAAALTLKPGVLIADEPTTALDVTVQAQVLDLLVDLKLRHGSGILLITHDIGVVAETADRVAVMRGGRIVETGPVAQILSAPQHDYTKALLASHLTVERAMQQRRDKTKANAR, from the coding sequence ATGACGCAACCTTATCTGCGAGTCCGCGATCTGACGGTTGCCTTCCCCACCAGACAAGGGCCGTTCGCCGCTGTCGACGGTGTCGGGTTCGACCTTGCCCGGGGAGAGATCCTCGCCCTTGTCGGCGAATCCGGCAGCGGCAAGAGCATGACGTCGCTGTCGATCATGCGTCTTCTGCCCGAGGCGGGGACAATGTCAGGCACAATCGAGATCGACGGGCAGAATATTGCAGGGCTCCAGCGCCGGGACATGGAAGATGTGCGTGGCGCCAAAATCGGCATGATCTTCCAGGAGCCGATGACGTCGCTCAATCCGGTCCTGACCATAGGCCGCCAGATGAGCGAAGGCTTGATCCGCCATAAGGGTATGGCGCGTCGTCTGGCGCTGGAGCAGGCCATTGCCGCTCTTGAGGATGTCCGTATTCCCGAACCCCGGCGCATTCTCGGTCAGTATCCGCATCAACTGTCCGGCGGTATGCGCCAGCGTGTGATGATTGCCGCTGCCCTGACCCTGAAACCCGGCGTGCTGATTGCCGATGAGCCGACCACAGCACTTGACGTGACAGTCCAGGCGCAGGTGCTGGATCTGCTTGTTGATCTCAAACTGCGCCACGGGTCAGGCATTCTGTTGATCACCCATGACATCGGTGTGGTTGCCGAAACGGCGGATCGTGTCGCGGTCATGCGCGGTGGGCGCATCGTTGAAACAGGCCCGGTCGCGCAAATTCTATCTGCGCCGCAGCATGACTATACCAAAGCGTTGCTGGCCTCGCATCTGACCGTCGAACGGGCCATGCAGCAGCGCCGCGACAAGACAAAGGCCAATGCCAGATGA
- a CDS encoding ABC transporter permease, translating to MTSIAKRSMFSLRLPVSVTIGLALALVIVLLSLLSSYIAPFDPMRMASGPRLSAPSAAHLFGTDEFGRDLFSRVLLGGRLSLGIGLSAVVSGLVIGGLIGLIAAFGGRLVEALLLRLIDVLYSFPDTLIALALVAFLGPGIENATLAIAISLVPFYARVAYGLAAAERAKPYVEAARLAGTRSARLVRVHVMPNIVQSLIVMATLGFSSAILSAAGLSFLGLGVQPPSPEWGAILASGRNYITKAPWILIFPGLAICLTVLSFNLIGDSLRDLIDPRRKARP from the coding sequence ATGACCAGCATCGCAAAACGCAGCATGTTTTCTCTCAGATTGCCTGTCAGTGTGACGATAGGGCTGGCCTTGGCACTTGTCATCGTGCTGCTTTCTCTGCTGTCATCCTATATTGCTCCGTTTGATCCGATGAGGATGGCGTCAGGGCCCCGGTTGTCGGCGCCATCGGCAGCGCATCTTTTCGGAACCGACGAATTTGGCCGCGACCTTTTCAGCCGCGTGCTGCTCGGCGGGCGGTTGTCGCTTGGCATCGGCCTCAGCGCTGTCGTCAGCGGTCTGGTGATCGGCGGTCTCATCGGTCTGATCGCCGCTTTCGGTGGCCGGCTTGTTGAGGCTTTGCTGTTGCGGCTTATCGATGTGCTCTATTCGTTTCCCGATACGTTGATCGCCCTTGCGCTGGTGGCTTTCCTCGGGCCTGGAATAGAGAACGCAACGCTGGCAATTGCCATCAGCCTCGTTCCCTTTTATGCGCGGGTGGCCTACGGCCTTGCGGCTGCCGAGCGGGCAAAACCCTATGTCGAGGCCGCCAGACTTGCAGGCACCCGGTCCGCGCGGCTGGTCCGTGTCCATGTCATGCCGAATATCGTGCAAAGCCTGATCGTTATGGCAACACTCGGATTTTCGTCCGCCATCCTGTCCGCCGCCGGACTGTCGTTTCTGGGGCTTGGGGTCCAGCCGCCATCGCCTGAATGGGGCGCTATCCTTGCCTCGGGGCGCAATTATATCACCAAAGCCCCGTGGATATTGATCTTTCCGGGATTGGCGATCTGCCTCACCGTCCTTTCCTTCAATCTGATCGGTGACAGTCTCAGGGACCTCATCGACCCCCGCCGAAAGGCAAGGCCATGA
- a CDS encoding ABC transporter permease — protein MLVLILKRLLIALATVVSVIILSGILIHIVPGDPVTAMMAQSVTASPEAMAQMRARLGLDLPVWQQVGLYTLHVFQGDLGMTIRGNEPVARLLLQRLPNTFVLAVSGLGVALAIGIPLGFLAAIHRGKLTDTAVMVIAVLGVSIPGFWLGLIMIQVFSLKLGWLPVAGSGLRNIILPALTLGLTYCALVARMTRSALVEVLAEDYIRTARARGLREYQVLLVHALKPALISIVTVVGLVFAYLLGGQVIIENVFSWNGIGRLAVQAMLERDYPMIQGFIVVFASSVVIVSMLIDILYGFLDPRMRQR, from the coding sequence ATGCTTGTTCTCATTTTAAAACGGCTGCTCATTGCTCTGGCAACGGTTGTGTCTGTCATTATCCTGTCGGGCATTCTCATCCATATCGTCCCTGGCGATCCGGTCACCGCGATGATGGCGCAGTCCGTAACCGCAAGTCCGGAAGCGATGGCGCAAATGCGGGCCAGGCTGGGGCTTGATCTGCCGGTATGGCAGCAGGTGGGGCTCTATACCTTGCACGTTTTCCAGGGTGATCTTGGCATGACAATCCGCGGCAACGAACCTGTCGCAAGATTGCTGCTCCAGCGGTTGCCGAACACCTTTGTTCTGGCGGTTTCGGGGCTCGGCGTTGCGCTTGCCATCGGCATACCGCTTGGTTTTCTGGCGGCAATTCACCGCGGAAAGCTGACCGATACGGCGGTCATGGTGATTGCGGTGCTGGGTGTCTCCATCCCCGGTTTCTGGTTAGGGCTGATCATGATCCAGGTGTTTTCGCTGAAGCTCGGCTGGTTGCCAGTCGCGGGTTCGGGTTTGCGCAACATTATCCTGCCAGCCTTGACCCTGGGTCTGACCTACTGCGCCCTGGTGGCGCGCATGACGCGCTCCGCCCTCGTCGAGGTCCTGGCCGAGGATTATATTCGCACGGCCCGTGCGCGCGGGCTTCGTGAATATCAGGTACTTTTGGTTCATGCCCTGAAGCCGGCGTTGATCAGTATCGTCACGGTGGTCGGGCTGGTCTTTGCCTATCTCCTCGGCGGTCAGGTGATCATCGAGAACGTCTTTTCGTGGAATGGCATCGGCCGCCTGGCCGTCCAGGCCATGCTGGAGCGTGACTATCCGATGATCCAGGGCTTCATTGTTGTCTTCGCCAGTTCGGTTGTCATCGTTTCGATGCTGATCGACATTCTCTACGGCTTTCTTGATCCCCGCATGAGGCAAAGATGA
- a CDS encoding ABC transporter substrate-binding protein gives MNHKPDKSPLARSTAAVVVLAAALTGFSASAAELTVARSVDADGLDPQKASTTQSLQITNLIFDTLLTMAKDGSVHPGLASAWTMAPDGKSYDFTIRDGIKCHDGSTFDAAAAKASLDRALDPATVNPNLSAWGPITKSSVEGKVLKVTLSEPYGPFTSFLTSIQAGFICPSSAAAKEFKPIGTGPFKFVNWTRNDSIQLEANADYQNANPLIENPGKPHIDMLTFKVIPEAVARMAALRSGEVDMVEPSLEEAADLKADSNFKVYAADLSGQQMLAAFTWKIKPLDNPDIRKAIGMAMNRDAYASIAFEGLVNTANCPVAPNLFSTDEALCATWGVKFDPEAAKALMAKAGYTPEKPLKVKLLVHKLPGWDQMHQIMQQDLAAIGVQAEIETREVAAYFDYMKGVNERTDGEPAVWTMGMSGVDPDYLTFLWKRPGFVNMGINADLDGMLDEQRKLSGDARAAKIHDIEKYLMQNAYAIPLLSPGWGWLMASTSKVDGFKMGFMVSLLFNDVSVKP, from the coding sequence ATGAACCACAAACCAGACAAATCCCCGCTTGCCCGCAGCACCGCTGCCGTGGTCGTACTTGCCGCAGCTCTCACCGGGTTTTCAGCCAGCGCTGCCGAGCTGACTGTTGCGCGCTCTGTCGATGCCGATGGCCTCGATCCGCAAAAGGCAAGCACGACACAGTCCTTGCAGATCACCAACCTGATCTTCGATACATTGCTGACGATGGCCAAGGACGGTTCCGTCCATCCGGGCCTGGCCAGTGCCTGGACGATGGCACCGGATGGCAAATCCTATGATTTCACCATCCGCGATGGCATTAAATGCCACGATGGCAGCACGTTTGATGCGGCGGCGGCCAAGGCCAGCCTGGATCGGGCGCTTGATCCTGCGACCGTCAATCCGAACCTCTCGGCCTGGGGCCCAATTACCAAAAGCAGCGTCGAGGGCAAGGTGCTGAAAGTCACTCTGTCCGAACCCTATGGTCCCTTCACATCCTTCCTGACCAGCATCCAGGCGGGTTTTATCTGCCCGTCCTCGGCAGCGGCCAAGGAATTCAAGCCGATTGGCACCGGCCCGTTTAAATTCGTCAACTGGACCCGCAATGACAGCATCCAGCTGGAGGCGAATGCCGATTACCAGAACGCCAACCCACTGATCGAAAACCCCGGCAAACCGCATATCGACATGCTGACCTTCAAGGTCATTCCGGAAGCGGTGGCCAGAATGGCCGCCCTGCGCTCCGGCGAAGTCGATATGGTCGAGCCATCTCTGGAAGAAGCCGCCGACCTGAAGGCCGACAGCAATTTCAAGGTCTACGCAGCAGACCTGTCCGGCCAGCAAATGCTGGCCGCCTTCACCTGGAAGATCAAGCCGCTCGACAATCCGGATATCCGCAAGGCGATCGGCATGGCAATGAACCGCGACGCCTACGCGTCGATTGCCTTTGAAGGCCTCGTCAACACCGCCAATTGCCCTGTGGCACCGAACCTGTTCTCGACCGATGAGGCACTTTGCGCCACCTGGGGCGTCAAATTTGACCCCGAAGCCGCCAAGGCTTTGATGGCCAAGGCGGGCTACACGCCGGAAAAACCGCTGAAGGTGAAGCTTCTCGTTCACAAGCTGCCGGGCTGGGACCAGATGCACCAGATCATGCAGCAGGATCTGGCGGCCATCGGCGTTCAGGCCGAGATCGAGACCCGCGAAGTGGCCGCTTATTTCGACTATATGAAAGGCGTCAACGAACGCACCGATGGCGAACCTGCCGTCTGGACCATGGGCATGTCGGGTGTCGATCCGGACTACCTCACTTTCCTTTGGAAACGTCCCGGCTTCGTCAATATGGGCATCAACGCCGACCTCGACGGCATGCTGGACGAGCAGCGCAAGCTTTCAGGTGATGCACGGGCCGCCAAGATCCATGATATTGAAAAATATCTGATGCAGAATGCCTATGCGATCCCGCTGCTGTCGCCTGGTTGGGGCTGGTTGATGGCATCGACATCGAAAGTCGATGGCTTCAAGATGGGCTTCATGGTCTCGCTGCTTTTCAACGACGTAAGCGTCAAGCCATAA
- a CDS encoding amidase, with the protein MQLSEYRTYDATGLAELVRKGDVQPTELLETALAGVAATNPALNAIVATFEDEARRFIKEELKDGPFKGVPFVLKDLTAHYAGQPTGAGWPPRAAVTPQQDSELVRRFKKAGLVTFAKTAVPELAMDWTTRSRAHGVTNNPWNPGRTAGTSSGGTAAAVAAGIVPMGHGNDGGGSIRVPSSVCGCFGMKPSRGRNPVAPAGSTWQGMLVEHALTRSVRDSAALLDATAGPHRGQFFNSPAGGQFADEVGRDPGKLRIAVSTRAPYGAETHADCKAAVAETVKLLESLGHHCEPFDIDLPDDGWDAFETYILAEYATDMRLEEGVLGRKLTQDDFPQMLWDMIEAGNRISAVDVNIATTRLHEVASAVSSTFETFDVFLSPTLAQPPLPHEAFPASTSMRGHYAFYLSWMPYTHIFNVNGSPAMSVPLVWNDECLPIGVQFAAAPTGEGLLFRLAAQLEVARPWSHRRPQISVA; encoded by the coding sequence TTGCAGTTAAGCGAATATCGAACCTATGATGCGACTGGGCTGGCAGAGCTTGTTAGAAAGGGAGACGTTCAGCCAACCGAACTGCTGGAAACCGCGCTTGCCGGCGTGGCGGCGACCAATCCCGCATTGAACGCCATTGTCGCAACATTCGAAGACGAAGCTCGCCGCTTCATAAAGGAAGAGCTGAAGGATGGCCCGTTCAAAGGCGTCCCTTTCGTTCTGAAGGACCTCACCGCGCATTACGCCGGGCAGCCCACGGGGGCCGGATGGCCGCCGCGCGCCGCTGTCACGCCGCAGCAAGACAGCGAATTGGTGCGCCGCTTCAAGAAGGCCGGGCTTGTCACTTTTGCCAAGACGGCTGTGCCGGAGCTGGCCATGGACTGGACGACCCGTTCGCGGGCGCATGGCGTCACCAATAATCCATGGAATCCGGGTCGCACGGCGGGGACGTCCAGCGGTGGCACCGCAGCGGCAGTTGCGGCGGGCATCGTGCCAATGGGTCACGGCAATGACGGCGGCGGTTCGATCCGTGTGCCATCCTCCGTCTGTGGATGTTTCGGCATGAAGCCGAGCCGGGGCCGCAATCCGGTTGCACCTGCGGGAAGCACCTGGCAGGGCATGCTGGTGGAACATGCGCTAACCCGCTCCGTCCGCGATAGCGCCGCCCTTCTCGATGCGACCGCCGGACCGCATAGAGGGCAATTCTTCAACAGTCCCGCAGGGGGTCAATTCGCGGACGAGGTGGGACGCGATCCCGGCAAGCTGAGAATTGCCGTTTCGACCAGGGCGCCTTACGGCGCAGAAACCCATGCTGATTGCAAGGCTGCGGTCGCCGAGACCGTCAAGCTGCTTGAGAGCCTGGGTCATCATTGCGAGCCCTTCGATATCGACTTGCCTGATGACGGCTGGGATGCTTTTGAGACCTATATTCTCGCCGAATACGCAACCGACATGCGTCTTGAGGAAGGCGTCCTCGGGCGCAAGCTGACGCAGGATGATTTTCCGCAGATGCTGTGGGACATGATCGAGGCTGGAAACCGCATCAGCGCGGTTGATGTCAATATCGCCACGACGCGCCTGCATGAGGTGGCCTCAGCCGTCTCCTCGACATTCGAAACCTTTGATGTCTTCCTGTCGCCAACGCTAGCCCAGCCACCGCTTCCGCATGAGGCTTTCCCCGCATCGACCTCGATGCGCGGACACTATGCGTTTTATCTGTCGTGGATGCCTTATACGCATATCTTCAACGTCAATGGATCACCGGCCATGTCGGTGCCGCTCGTCTGGAACGACGAATGCCTGCCGATTGGCGTTCAGTTTGCGGCTGCACCGACTGGCGAAGGTTTGTTGTTCAGACTTGCCGCGCAGCTCGAGGTCGCTCGTCCATGGAGCCATCGACGACCGCAGATTTCGGTCGCATGA
- a CDS encoding LuxR C-terminal-related transcriptional regulator: MPPSASTGLIDRPRLTRLSQLLSKHRLALVHAPAGSGKTTLLAQWHRSLSDAGFSTVWYSASEDDKDPFNFAEGLLQALQQSIADNRDHLPSLDRADALQRLTALLTDQSIRQPLALFIDDYHLAEGGDGGEAINTILASRLPSLTVVLASRNRPAIPVGRYRANGEMIDIAVEDLHFSEEETEAFFRTASNVALTADESRQMHDHTEGWAVGLRLAALVTGRATGNFVAAAPSGSHRAFADYFLEEVIAGLPAEVCDFLAKTSLLETLNADLCNAVTGRHDGDRMLAFLEQSQLFVVELPGTQRWYKYHHLFQEFLQTRLYGDDRPAVEDIHARAAQWFIDNGSPVDAVRHAFLARQSKWAAELIETYCLYDYLSHGRFDTYSRWMQQLPREACEERPLLLFLHVWRSINMRRFLQAEQTLQTIEAAASDPNSPVSVIATRTGLDLSGRLHLMRALIGAYGGDFTVGSFHLSQLAGKELDRLAFGQVDLDSIHSYVAFNLGKLDLAERLTWRANGVYDDMACHWGGIHSRCIAAMSYLARALFQEARHVIVEALAIAEQNFGEHSYMVALPSALLGLIAYDDNDLEKAERLWRRAIPAEKATDVSGLCERILIATTGLVRLLDIIGRVEEATALLVRASRRAYEAEDFRLEFQLGIERADRAFRLNSPAEGRREWERLSLQLPEARNRFPSSAWQIWDPFRIVEARILRNAGQIDAAAEKLRVLAAGARQEGRILMARQAEALATVIAPAHETEGTQPADLEDDIMATRRILRDFVSPVAASPNPGGGQRQEARLSLRGSLTELTQREDDVLQLMRWGLSNSEIATRLDINLNTVKSHAKNIFAKLGVKSRTQAVLKTLE, from the coding sequence GTGCCGCCCAGCGCTTCGACAGGCCTGATCGACCGTCCGCGCCTGACGCGCCTGTCGCAGCTTCTCAGCAAACACCGGCTGGCACTCGTTCATGCACCGGCTGGCTCCGGCAAGACCACGCTTCTCGCCCAATGGCATCGGAGCCTGTCGGATGCCGGGTTTTCGACCGTCTGGTATTCGGCAAGCGAAGACGACAAAGATCCGTTCAATTTCGCCGAGGGCCTGCTCCAGGCACTTCAGCAATCGATCGCTGATAATCGCGATCATCTGCCCTCCCTTGATCGCGCCGACGCGCTGCAACGCTTGACGGCTCTGCTCACCGATCAATCCATCCGCCAGCCGCTGGCCTTGTTTATCGACGATTACCATCTGGCCGAAGGCGGCGATGGTGGCGAGGCGATCAATACGATCCTCGCCAGCCGCTTGCCGAGCCTGACCGTCGTGCTCGCCAGCCGCAACCGGCCTGCCATACCCGTTGGCCGGTACCGGGCCAACGGCGAGATGATCGACATTGCCGTGGAAGACCTGCATTTCAGTGAGGAAGAGACCGAGGCGTTTTTCCGCACCGCCTCCAATGTCGCCTTGACGGCAGACGAAAGCCGCCAGATGCATGATCATACCGAGGGTTGGGCGGTCGGCCTGCGGCTGGCAGCCCTGGTCACAGGGCGAGCGACGGGCAATTTCGTCGCAGCTGCGCCATCTGGAAGCCATCGCGCATTTGCCGACTATTTCCTGGAGGAAGTGATTGCCGGACTGCCTGCCGAGGTTTGTGACTTCCTCGCCAAGACCTCCCTGCTGGAAACGCTGAATGCCGACCTCTGCAACGCTGTGACCGGTCGGCATGACGGGGACCGGATGCTGGCCTTCCTGGAGCAAAGCCAACTGTTTGTCGTTGAGCTTCCGGGAACGCAGCGTTGGTACAAATATCACCATCTGTTTCAGGAGTTTCTGCAAACCCGCCTTTATGGCGACGACCGGCCTGCTGTCGAAGACATTCACGCCCGCGCCGCGCAATGGTTCATCGACAATGGTTCGCCGGTCGATGCCGTCCGTCATGCCTTTCTCGCGCGCCAGTCCAAATGGGCGGCGGAGTTGATCGAAACCTACTGTCTGTACGACTATCTCAGCCATGGCCGTTTTGACACCTATTCCCGCTGGATGCAGCAACTGCCCCGAGAGGCCTGCGAGGAAAGGCCGCTGCTGCTTTTCCTGCACGTGTGGCGATCCATCAACATGCGCCGCTTCTTGCAAGCCGAGCAAACCCTTCAGACGATAGAAGCGGCAGCCAGCGACCCCAACAGCCCTGTATCCGTCATCGCGACACGAACCGGCCTTGATCTCAGCGGACGGCTTCATCTCATGCGGGCGCTTATCGGTGCCTATGGCGGTGATTTCACAGTCGGAAGCTTTCACCTCTCCCAACTGGCCGGAAAAGAGCTTGACCGGCTGGCTTTTGGACAAGTCGACCTCGACTCCATTCACAGCTATGTCGCCTTCAATCTGGGCAAGCTGGATCTGGCAGAGCGGCTGACATGGCGGGCAAACGGCGTCTATGACGACATGGCCTGCCATTGGGGCGGGATTCATTCCCGCTGCATTGCCGCCATGTCCTACCTCGCCCGTGCGCTGTTTCAGGAAGCCCGGCATGTGATTGTCGAAGCCCTGGCGATTGCCGAGCAGAATTTCGGGGAACACTCCTACATGGTCGCCCTGCCCTCGGCGCTTTTGGGACTGATTGCCTATGACGACAATGATCTTGAAAAGGCCGAGCGCCTGTGGCGACGGGCGATCCCGGCTGAAAAGGCAACGGATGTTTCCGGGCTGTGCGAACGGATCCTCATTGCCACAACCGGTCTCGTGCGGCTTCTCGATATAATTGGCCGGGTCGAGGAGGCAACGGCACTTCTCGTTCGTGCCAGCAGGAGAGCCTATGAGGCGGAAGATTTTCGCCTCGAATTCCAGCTCGGTATAGAGCGGGCCGACCGGGCCTTTCGTCTCAACAGCCCCGCAGAGGGCCGCCGCGAATGGGAACGGCTGTCGCTGCAATTGCCCGAGGCGCGCAACAGGTTTCCCTCTTCCGCCTGGCAGATATGGGACCCATTTCGCATTGTCGAGGCCAGAATCCTGCGCAATGCAGGGCAGATCGATGCGGCAGCGGAAAAGCTGCGGGTGCTTGCCGCAGGGGCGCGGCAGGAAGGCCGTATTCTGATGGCGCGACAGGCAGAAGCGCTCGCCACTGTCATCGCGCCCGCCCATGAGACCGAGGGGACGCAGCCTGCGGATCTTGAGGATGACATCATGGCGACGCGGCGCATCTTGCGCGATTTCGTTTCACCCGTTGCCGCGTCTCCGAACCCCGGCGGAGGGCAAAGGCAGGAGGCCCGGCTCAGTCTGCGTGGCTCCCTCACCGAGTTGACGCAGCGGGAAGACGACGTGCTGCAATTGATGCGGTGGGGGCTTTCCAACAGCGAAATCGCCACCAGGCTCGATATCAATTTGAATACCGTGAAATCGCATGCCAAGAACATTTTTGCTAAGCTCGGCGTGAAAAGCCGAACCCAAGCCGTTCTGAAGACCCTCGAATAG